One window from the genome of Vibrio sp. VB16 encodes:
- a CDS encoding phytanoyl-CoA dioxygenase family protein has product MNNTAESYLDALGASTVLNSKMIEELDLYGFTVIHNVIDEIWLDEMRRTFDALVEKEGDQLAIEHHQEETVTRIANLINKGTVWDKVWTHPLVLSACKHIFSGAFKISSLNAREAHADGGHQPLHADWKKPRPDFPNVHLVNSIWALDDLSKGNGAPRIIPGTHLRPDLPDEVLEDVNGAHPDEVILECPAGSVMIFNAHTWHGGTTNVLGSRRRVLHGLYIDRKDVAQQDQKKWLTPATSSRLTTAQKWLLEV; this is encoded by the coding sequence ATGAATAATACGGCAGAATCTTATCTCGACGCACTTGGTGCAAGTACGGTATTGAACTCCAAGATGATTGAGGAACTTGATCTCTATGGCTTTACGGTTATCCATAATGTTATCGATGAAATCTGGTTAGATGAGATGCGTAGAACCTTTGACGCATTGGTCGAAAAAGAGGGTGACCAACTTGCCATTGAGCATCATCAAGAAGAAACGGTAACCCGAATTGCCAATCTTATTAATAAAGGAACGGTTTGGGATAAGGTCTGGACACATCCTCTTGTGTTGTCAGCGTGCAAACATATATTTTCGGGTGCGTTCAAAATATCGAGTTTGAATGCGCGTGAAGCTCATGCTGACGGTGGTCATCAACCTCTCCACGCTGATTGGAAAAAGCCAAGACCAGACTTTCCTAATGTGCATCTTGTTAACTCAATTTGGGCGCTCGATGACCTGAGTAAGGGAAATGGTGCGCCTCGCATCATTCCTGGCACGCACCTTCGACCTGACCTCCCGGACGAGGTGCTTGAAGATGTGAATGGTGCGCATCCTGACGAAGTGATTCTTGAATGCCCTGCGGGAAGTGTCATGATATTTAATGCGCACACATGGCATGGCGGAACCACCAACGTGCTAGGAAGTCGCAGAAGAGTATTGCATGGACTTTATATTGATAGAAAAGATGTCGCACAACAGGATCAAAAGAAATGGTTAACGCCCGCGACATCAAGCCGCTTAACGACGGCCCAAAAATGGCTACTAGAGGTATAG